In Pangasianodon hypophthalmus isolate fPanHyp1 chromosome 1, fPanHyp1.pri, whole genome shotgun sequence, the genomic window ACAGTGTCTAACCCCTGAAAGTCCTCTTGTATGCATGCATACATGTCATGAGACtttcaacaaagtcacaaagtgacaGTGATGTATTATTTGCTACACTCATCATGGGACGTCAGGGTAGGGGCTGAGTGTCCAGCCCGTTCGTAGACAGTGGTGATGACCTGTGTTACCCTGGGGACAAGGTAACCTGTGTCTTTGCAATGTGACCGATCAATAACTGGTCTGATGAGCGAACAGCTGCTAAGGTACACCTGGAAGGTGCATAATTGTCACAGTAACGAACATTCTGCAGTTTGACCTTTGTAGAATGCTGCAAGGTCCTGGTTCACACATTTGGGTGAAATAACCTTAGGCAGGAACACAGGGTTTGGCAACTCCTGAATCATCCAGCCACCAGTGCAAGGAGGGTAATCTTATTGCCAAGGCATGCAGTTCCCCCACCGTTTTGCAGATAGTGAAGCTGCTGGTAGTGTGGGCAGAATCAGCAAGTGAGGTGGAAACACATATACATAGTATGCTGTGAGGTCAGTCAGTCTTGTCTCAGAGTGCCATTTGGCTCCACTGGGGAGAACCAAATTCGACAAGGAGGCCACTCGCTGTTGGAAAATAGGTCCACCTGTGTCTGCCTGAATTTTTCTCTCAATTCTCGCAGGTTACTGTGTTCTGACCTCACATTTCATGTCCATACGCCCCCTGTGCCTCTGTTATACCACACTGCCACCCATCTGGTGAGGGAGGTGATCTCTCAGAAGGGCGACTGCTCCTAGGCATACCCTTTTTGTGAGAAAGGCTTTGTGGTTCCAGTGGGTCAGGGTCTGTGCCCCTTTTGCTGTGATGAGAATCAGAGGTTGACCAAGCAAAAGTGGGGGGACTTTCAGGAACGAATTTAGTCCCCTAAGATCTAGAATAGGACAGGAgccattctttttttctgaacaagaaaataaaattagtaGAACCACTTGTTCTAAACGGTGGGGTCTACTCTTTGGATAGCGCTTTTGTCCAAGAAGGAATGAATTTCTTGGGTCAAAGCGGTAACTTTTTCGAGGCCTGAAATTGGTGAGGCTTTGAGCCCTGAGAAGGCTGGGGGGTCAATAATGGGTCTGCGACATGGTCATCAGGATCCAGTGATCTTGCAGCTCTGACCAGGTCTGTGGACCTTCAGATAACGTCAGAGCGTTGATTTGGCCCTCGGTAAAATATTGGTGCTGTGTGGCTGCTCTTCTTTGTTCTGTTGGCTATATGATTCCAAAGCCTGAGCTTTCCTCTTTAGGGCTTCTTTATCCACAGGATGTGCTAAACTGAAACCTGCATACTAAGTTAGCTGGCTATATAACTTTGTTTTGACAGGTTTGGCTACTGTTAAATCATGACAACATGCAATAAATCTGTTTACTATCAGTTAGCAGAGGGCTAGATGCTGAGGGTAAAGGTGCAGGAGTTGTTTCTATATCATTTCTTTAGTATATTACTGGGCACTTAAAAACCATTAAACAATTTGTACATGTATTATTTTGTTCAGAGGTACTTTCAGCTATTCTTGTCTACTCTGATACAAATAACAGAATAAAgatatttctgcatttttccTCTTGGTAACAATGTCCAAGACATGTTTAAACCTCATGCATGGTTATTCATGGTTACTATTTATTTAGTACAGTATACGGTTTGGGACGTAGCCAGCGGCTGTTAGTGTCTAAGCCTCTTGTGCGCCCTCTGTCGGAGAAGCACGACCCGAATAATATAGACGTCATCGTTAACCAGGTCCTTAAAGGAATGTAATATAATTAGAGACAATAATGTTGCATTAGTTCCGAACAGCGTAtgtaaaagaaatgtgtttttattaagaaaattgtaattgtgtataaataaaaatatctgtaGTTTATATATTACTTTGTTTCCATATTTTAGAACGCAGTGTATTTTAGCGTACACCCTACCAGGACCTTTACAATGGTACCAAGATTTGCTGCTTTCCCTACAAACATACTAGATGTTTTCGGTTAGCCGCTCCCAGCCCAAATATGCTTGCAGGAATCGAGGCTTGGTCCTGACCGGCTTCGGTAGCTCGAGACCGGTTGCTGTTCGGCGCATTGGCGCTTAGCATTAGCAAGTCCTGTCAGCGGAGCTCCAGCTCGACATGTCCGGCGTGGCCGCTGCTGCTGTCGGGAGCGTTGGCGGCTCGGGCGCGGCATGTGGGGCTTCGGGGGTCGCCGGCCGGCTGCCGAGCCGCGTTTTGGAGcacattttctcttatttgGATTTATCGGACCTGATGCGATGCTCGCTGGTTTGCTGGCACTGGAACAACTGCTTGGCGGATGAAAATAGCGAGGTGTGGCGAAGTCAGTGCACGCGCTTACTCAGCGAAGAGGCGCTGCGCTCCGATATCCTCTGCAACCTCGCCACTTACAAAGGAAAAGTAagctataaaaacacaaacagatttgAATTTGTTAATTCGTATTCTCTTGCTGTGCTGCATGAACTGGCTATAATGTGACCAGAAGTCGCTTAATAAATATTAGCTTTCAGGCTACACGGATTTGTAATATCTGTGTTGTAGTAACTGTGTGCATGAAATGTATATTAAAGTCAGAAAGAATGCGACATGGACACATATCATgcttttaaacacattaaacacagtgCACCGCTGATATAAAGCTGGAGAAGCGCACAGCAATTCACCTCTTATTCATGACGTCACTTGTAAATAGTACAGAATCAATAACACAATGTTTTATACACGACGTCACtggattatacacacacatctaatgATTCTAGCACGTCCTCGAGACGATTTAAGCGAATTCCCTGTGACACACACCTATACTACAGTAATAGAACAAGATATGTAGTTGGGAATTTATTTGAATCACTGCAATTGTCTACCATttcgtgtgtgtgcgtttaaAAACAGTGAAGACCcacagtcattttctttaacagtatttttaaaaagtgatattttaaaaatatattatttaacatgttaaatgagagagaatgaaacaTTTGTTACAAAATATTAATGTCCATTCAGCTGCCTGTGCTTGAGAGTAACATTAAAGTCAATCAGTGTCATGAAATACTGATGATACCTAAGATAGCTGTGCAATATTGatgttatattttcatatattctGGCCCAGTGAATTATCATATACTTGAAATAATGTTACAGCTTGAGCTGGAACTAACTCATTTAATAAGGCAACAGGGCCCATTAAGTTTCCTTCTCCTCAGCTAAAATGTAGACCTTTTTATTAACTGCATGTGTAAATTTATAAGTCATGGGCTAGTGTGTCTCGTCCCAGAGTGCTTTTTGGCTCCACTGGGGAGAACCAAATTTCATGCCAGTCAAAGATGACAATTTATCTCTGTCTCAGTAAGTTGCAAAATAAGTTATAGTTCCTAATACAATATGTATACTCCATTTACAAACGTTGAAAACCTTAGTTAATGAGACCACAGTGAAATCACCATTTTCAAACCACCACTATctaaataaaaaggaaacattCTGAAGCATAAATGAAGTGTAATATAGCGGATGCCCAAAAACCactgtttttctcttctttctgttGTCTCCTCAGTTGAAGTCATTTCAGCATGCACTGAGCTCCCACGACTGCTCCAGGAACGTGTACGTTAAGAAAAACGGATTCACGCTCCACCGTAACCCTATTGCGCAGAGTACTGATGGCGCTCGTGCGAAAATTGGCTTCACAGAGGGCAGA contains:
- the fbxo45 gene encoding F-box/SPRY domain-containing protein 1 encodes the protein MSGVAAAAVGSVGGSGAACGASGVAGRLPSRVLEHIFSYLDLSDLMRCSLVCWHWNNCLADENSEVWRSQCTRLLSEEALRSDILCNLATYKGKLKSFQHALSSHDCSRNVYVKKNGFTLHRNPIAQSTDGARAKIGFTEGRHAWEIWWEGPLGTVAVIGIATKRAPMQCQGYVALLGSDDQSWGWNLVDNNLLHNGEVNGNFPQCNNAPKYQIGERIRVILDMDDKTLAFERGFEFLGVAFRGLPKTCLFPAVSAVYGNTEVTMVYLGKPLDG